The Ziziphus jujuba cultivar Dongzao chromosome 1, ASM3175591v1 genome segment cgtgaagtaccctgttcttcttttattgcagttgtaatatttctttcactcttgttgtatttatcttgcactggactgttgttgtttttgagaagtgctgaaatttgtggaaccaatttgtagtattgtgggaggaataaggagatgtttatagaagtgtgttttcagtgcaggtaatttgtggtaagtaaatcccttaggggaagctctgtcggattttccgttggagggttcggtaggatttccctgggatcagggctgtctagggttccggggaaggaattctggacgggtcctgacaggcaACCTGTAGTactaatcatatatattttaggcgGTATGCGCtgagaaataaaattttatgatctttagcatttttcttttggtgaaaTGTAACAATATTTagtgttaaaatatttttagtataaaTCACATAATCAGTCTCCAAATTATAATTCTATTTGCAAGTCGGTctctaaacaattttttttaacattttggtCCGTAAACTCGTTAAAATATTGCAGTGTTAGTTCTTTGATGTTATTCTATCCAAGATGTACATGCAAATCTTATGTTATGGACCAATTATGTTACATAAAACATAGTTTGGGGGTTCTACATTTAACACCTAATCTCATTTAATTCTCAAATTATGTCAAGCATTACAAATTGATCCCTAAACTATAActtatattacaaattaataccTAAAAGGATATGATTTGGATGGCGGAATTAACGGTACAATATTTTGATGAGTTCAATgattaaaatgccaaaaaaaatacCTTAGAAACCAATTTATAAATGGCAGTATATCTTGAAGACCAGTCATATAATTTATCCATAATTTTGTTATGACCGAATTTATATTTagtaacaaattaataaaattagagTCAATTGTTCAAAATATAAGTGGTTTTTATTCTATCTATAAATcacaagaaaatatattaattagtcacTAGTATCAGAAGTTTTTACCATGGACTATAAAATTACTACTGTTTCTAAAAATTCAAGCTGTTGAAATGTAGATTTACTatgtatatcaaaattatatctaACATAAAAAACCTTTAAGGTAGCTAGATTATATATGCTACGGAATAGGGAATCTAAAAAGTGTTTTCAACCGTTTAGtgacaaaaattaaactaattagTAAGTTTGAATAGAGCAAAAGTAATGTTGATGactagtgaaaaaaaaatatatatatatatattataactatttttcttctaattttaaaggtatagaattcaaattcagaaTAATCATCCAAATAACCACTAGTTTTATAGCTAGCATTGGTCCATATTCAAGCACAGATAAGATAAAAACAGTGCGgatccaaaaattttgaaaaggagCCAATTTGGAATGACAAAATTTTAGCAAAATGGATTTATGCCGATTGTATTACTACaaccttaataataataataaagtatgaaCAGGATATTAATAAGTATAAAGTTCAATCCATCCAAGGAGTCTCTGCATGACACTTCAGtagagttttctttttcttttttcttttttttattctttctcacccatgatataataataataataatccatggATATGTATAAGGAATTACAGAGAGACCATACCACATGATATATAATAACGATGTTGCCTAAGCAAACGAAAGCAAAGAGCAACTTCGTAAAGGTCATCATGCTCATGCCCATGCTCTCCATCAAAAAAGCCATCAGAGTAGCTGTGGTGCATGTTTTCTAATATTCCACCAATCTCCCTCTCAAAATGGTAGGCTACTCCCAAACGTTGGATTGATTCAATCAACTCCAACTTTTGCAATGGTTGCTTTTGAGAATCCAATAGCAATTCTTTCACTTCCTCCTTCAATTCTTCAACTTGTTCCCTCATTGCATCTATCGGCACCGTTTCCTACAGgaccaaattaaattaatactgATCAACATATCCCACTAGGCCTTTTATGTAAAATTGCACAAGAAATTACTAgtaatacatattatataaaatgttcttgcgaaattaatactaaaaaaagTATTAGAAAGCATCAGtactatatagtatatatacataccgtAGAGCTGTGGGACAAGAAATAATCACCCCAAACGCTGGGATCAAAATCTGCAAAGCGACGTTTATTATTTTGGGTTAAAGCTGAAACCTGCTGGATCGACATTTCTAAGCTGTTTGATTTATTAGTTGTAGATGGAAATAGAAGGAGCTGCTTCTCTCTAATTGGTGCAACTCAAAAGCAATTTCCTGCCTGATATTTATACAGGGAGCTTAGCTGAGCGCTgcaaaattattttggtttttatttttattctttatttattaattaattgaacagaAAAACAGACGTACACGCGACAATATTCCACTGTAatagcttttttgtttttggggggaGTAATGAATAGCTTTATTTTATTCTGTTAGTTTagagtatctttttttttttatacaactTTAGTTTTGTACAAGAGAAATTTTAGTTACactgttaaattaattatatacaatttcaatattaatttatatttttttattatataaaattattattaaagatatttattaattaaattcataatgtGCAACCAAACATGCATATCCAAAGACACTAGGAAGGATGCAACCGAACAACTTCgaaaatattaagaaatattcaACAAAACATTTTTGAAGTTGTTCAGAAATTTACCATTAAACAACCTTAAAAGAttgcatttttcaaaattattcaaaaataccaaaatgaacaatttttaatacatttagaAGTATACAAccaactatttttaaaattattcagaAGTAATGACTAAATACTCCAACATGTGCAAGAATGTTGTTTCCTTGATGGAATGAAATAGTTGCAAGGGCACAAGAGCTATGGTGgcgctgtaacaccccgtcccaaagtacaacggaaatttttcaactttgaccgaggttgaccgttgatcgttgaccgaaggggtcgaaagttaacttttgactcggatggaattctaggttgactgagtaccgttacgaagtacacgttggcacgagttcatagactagtagcacattgaaaatggagctacggtttgaaagatatgagcaaaacaagttgaggtccaaactgtccaagggatgccggagttgactttttattcatgcaaagttgagctttgactcatgcatggttgtgaaatgctcgtcgatatgagtccgtagactagcggcacgtccgatttggacatgtgggttgaaagttatggacctgtagagtttttcaaatactgtattattttaatattatttttaaaacgtgTAATGATGTGCCACgtatgacttaataaatgtgaccatgtgtcaccatgttgagatgccacatgtcaaccatgcttaataccaaattattttatttaattattttattttattttattttcctttttctttttctttttctttttcttttcttctccccacgtggggaaaaaaaggggggggggggggacacggggggaatttctttcttcttcttcttcttccttcttcttcttattctttctttccttctttcttccttcccaccggccatccctctctctctcccgtgttcatctttctccggccaccacaagccacacgcgccggccaccgtccaagaccacacaccctcgagctcaccagccaaatttggcggccAGCCGACCGGCGACGCACTCAGATCGGGCTGGTGAAGTCGGCGGATGCGAGTTtaaattttccggcgattccGCCGTATTCCAGCCAAtccagtccaaattaaacctcctttccccttattttgggtcttctgatcccaaatatggcctccaatttccaaaattcgaagcggtttgcgagatacaaGGAGTTGAATTTCAGCCGTTGCTTCACGggtaaattccggccaccgccggtcaaAATGGGTCCGACGAAGATTGGTTTCACGTTCCTCATCTcgtaagctttccatagacatataatttgcgtattttggataacgtttgtgttaggcccctgggtaccgggtattaattacccgaataaaatattattttatttgactgtataaaattgttaatttaggagcatgtgtgaattgtggaatcgatcctatggtggatcgtggtttaattgcgtgctcgaggtgagtgacccaccttcaaattagtttcgggaattaaatttgtgaatattttgtgtgaattgaatatttgaaatttatattctatgtgtcaaatatttaattgatttactgtggaaattattggtggatttattttgattaaagaaaatatgcattatataaatttatgccatgtgaaaattattttatggtattgaggattgtggaattcaattatatatgaaattcttgtggttttaacattattttgggtatgatttgactttcaaatattttaaggaaaatatttgtttatgttggtgacttcaatttttataagtatgcccatggaatattatgtgatttaatttattatatttcaaaaatatttatgccattggaaaattttgaatatttaaattggtggatttgggagttggcaGATTtggaaatcatggaatttatggcgacgattataaagaaattgtgggaattttacgggtttaattggatggaataaacccggcatgtttataaaaaaaatttgagattttaagatgtattaatttatgatttttagatgcaccatacacgtactggtgttctaatATATAGGTGTGATTAGCGtgcacatggatgtgattagcgcgcaggtgggtgtgagtagcacgcaggtgatttatggggttgtcctgtatttgccatcggatgagggtaagcCGCCCCTCCATagccgggacacctgtttgcagcggcgcggtgggacgccacgcgaccgtatgccggtttctctctataacctcctgtctggtggcaccttgggacgctgggtactgttggcgccactggtatatagcgggtgcatcaagtgatttttagaactaggattttaaaataaatattttgaaattgcattggaattaagaatatgattaatgctatttttattatttaattgaatggggattttaaattgatttaattttccctttacttaattattcaataaattaatttcttttaattataaattttggatccttgacttattatattttatttgatatgtagttgaataaattgatgtcttggttttcggggaatacgaataaagggttttgtgaaaatgttttaaaagggaaatttttccaaccgagagaatcgtaaaggttttgagagaaaatattatttccaattaattattatttatctacttaattatcatggtattataattgtatagtagatagggtcactcactgagatgattagcatctcatattttttaaattccgttcccctaggtccaggttgggtgaCGTCGATCATCCGAGACGAGCCcgatgtctcagttcattgccgaaagtccaaggagcatctccttttctttttcctctccatcctgtattacttcgtTGTcgatcattgtattaatttcatatttatttgtataatgttctgtatactgtattggacatttatgtattaattatgtactggattactgttattaatTTGGAGTGTTgcaaaatttgtggaattacattgtagtaatgtgggaagaataaggggatgaatatagaagtgtgttttctgtgcaggaaatttgtggtaagtccatcccttaggagaggttctgccggattttccattgaaagatctggtagggttttcctggaatcagggcttgtctagggttccggtgaagaCATTTGGACGGTCCTGACAGGCGCAAAGgcagatgatgatgataatgcctCTCACAAATGCAAGCTCGACATTACATATTGGATGACTGAAATTATGGCTTCCGAATTGTTTATAGTCCCACTTCTTTTGTTTTGccgacttttctttttctccttgtGCAACTAGCAGGTGATGTGGTTTTGGTCTTGGCATTGGATCAAAGTGTGAATATGTGTGGGTATTTtggcaaaagaaaaattattaaagttctcttaaaaatataaaaaatataacagtATATAGTTCCTTTGAAATTGTAAAAAGGAACTTCTCTTAttgtaaatatgtaaataagttATTACagtaaaagatctaaaaaaaaaactatcctattaagaataataataataataataatgatacagTTTTCACGTTGTCCGACACTTAACCAATTGGACCActggtttattattttatcttgtatgAATTGGTGGTATCAATTAGCTGGTACCACTCCAAGTAACACATACCACGTGCtaataatttaacttatcattttaattattgtttttgggGAAATGTATACCTTCTGCACccttttattaaaatatcctAACCCACTTGgtttatttattgtataatcTATCATCAAACTATTAGGTACAtaaaccaatttaaaaattttaattttggcataattttcaaattataaaataattttcttttattttgatgttttatattattattataaagataCTTTTTTAATTATCCATAAGCTTAATGGATCATATTGTATAACAATCAATATGAATTCGATATCATATTATTAATCTTAATACGTAAATGATGATGCAAATTTGTGTCATATCATtgtatatttggaattttgttaGACCTACTTCCTTCTATTTATTTTCTCAACTTTATTTTCATCCATAATGTGGATGCGCTTTAATTAGCATCAAGCCGTCTTGAAAGAGACCCACTTTCATTGACCATAAGAAGGCATGAATTGGCACAGCATAATCCGTACGATGGAAGTAGAGTGGAGCTTTATCATCTCCTAAATTCACGAGTGTGCCACTTCAAACCTGtaacaattcaaaaaaataaaaaataaaaaaaatatgtaccAATTTATCGTCTCCTAAATTCACGAGCATGCCACTTCAAACCTGtaacaattcaaaaaaataaaagaaaatatgcgCTAATTGAATCAAACTTCTCAGATGATTGTATTAATTATTGGAGAACAAAAATAATGTTACAAAATCTGattgccttaatgattaaaagacttttaaaataaaatttcaactagaaacaactaagaacaataaactaaaaaaagtaaattctaaAGAGAATATACTAATTAGTCTAATGTCTTGTAGTTGTAGTAGAGATGTGTAGAGCTGCCTTTTTAAAAACCAATGGaacttaaatttatatatatgtgcaaaTTTTGTCTCTCTATCATCTCCCATCAATGTGGGACTAATGCTATTTAATTGATTTcccaaaaacaatatttaaatgaaataaaaatattcatttggaaaattaatattatggtcCAAACATTGCCCCCTCTGCTTTGTAATTTTGTGGTCACATGTAAAAATTGCAAAGCAAAGTCAGTCCAAAATGGTTTTCCACTTCTCTAATCCTTAAACCAAATCTTTATCACCATTCAACCTACTTCAAGAATCTGCCATATATGAGTTTGCAATCTATTTTTCCAGCTTTTCGACTGACATGGCACTTTCCAGTTACATCATCCTAGCCAAAAATTGACTAAAGACCATAAGCTGCCACATATATAATTGCCACGGCTTCCATACACATCAAGATTCCATATACCAATTAAAGGTTAAACTGACCACACTTTTATAGACTCAATCAAGCCTTCAGCAAAATTTCCTCGCACCAAGCTCAAAAATTCAACTCAAACGGAAGATTTCCTTCTTTCCTTATTCTTTGTAATCCTTAGAATTTCCTTTTTTCCATCTTGAGCGTCTCTTGTGGCCTGTACACGTATCAATTATGAATCGATCACTAATTTCCACAAAATGGCATGTCCAGCTCTCATTAAACGGCCGAAAGATGGCTACACAAGGTGAAGCTTTATTTCCCAATGGAATATTTGACTTAGAAAGAATAAAACCAATTTAAGGTAAAGTTCTATGGCCACACAAGGTATTTATCGATAAGTTGCCTCCAAATatactttatttaaaatatgCCAATATATTACCTCTTAACGCCATCCCGTAATTTCCAACTCCATAATCTCCAAAAATGGCTTCTTATTCCAAGACCCTTTCATGTTCTTTAATGCGGCTAAACTTTCATAACCTTACAAAAACTTTGCCGAATCTTATAAACTACATATTAATTTCTTTCACTACCAGATTAAGCTTCGGCCACCATATAATGCACCAAATAAATCAATACTCATATGTATCTCATGCGGCCATCAAACCCTAGAGTATATAAACATATCATCACAATTACAAATCCATTGCTTCCAAAAATTCTCCATGTTTTTGCAGGTTACGGATTCCATAGATACACATGTGATTGTCTGTTTTTCAATTTACTTTGCTTGCAGCCGAAACACTCCAATTCCAAATGGAAATTCTGGCAAAATTGAGCCATCTTTTAAGTGGGATCAACCATCCATATCTTTTAAGTAGATATGTGGCCTTGTGTTTGCCGAATATGTGTGTAtattgacttgtttatttactgGAACCTGCATAAAGTAATGCTCCAAACCTGCAGCACTTGCTCACAGCTTCATATGACACCGAAGTATCAACTTGTCTTCAATCTAGCTAATCCACCATACCTTtcggtttcatatatatatatatatatatatatatgtgtctaAATAGCATCTAAACCTCCCATGcctcttgtttatatatatatatatatatacatatatacatgtaaagcATGGAAAACCTCCACAAAAGCACACGGTTTCTCatgctttgttttctttttctttttttaatatatatgcacatgtGAAGCATGAAGATACTCACCAAGGCACACGGCtccatacataaatatatggcAAAAAT includes the following:
- the LOC125419731 gene encoding putative pinene synthase translates to MSIQQVSALTQNNKRRFADFDPSVWGDYFLSHSSTETVPIDAMREQVEELKEEVKELLLDSQKQPLQKLELIESIQRLGVAYHFEREIGGILENMHHSYSDGFFDGEHGHEHDDLYEVALCFRLLRQHRYYISCGMVSL